A region of Cheilinus undulatus linkage group 10, ASM1832078v1, whole genome shotgun sequence DNA encodes the following proteins:
- the LOC121516054 gene encoding serine protease 23 has protein sequence MMTPQESSLLTHLLLLLQLLLPFTLSSLHPHHPSPVHLPTLVPHPPTPLLRSHFSSQTQLDFSTHCNSSCFHRGEEAAQREQLEDKLAFETLYADGSRTLTTVDVEGEEEFDGYPVHPSPRRLKSRHRRVRRQIYGADGRFNIQGDNFLLDYPFSTAVRISTGCTGVLVSQQHVLTAAHCVHDGKDYVNGARKLRVGFLIPPSMNGTEDGLTSSKKPLIRWVRVRRTRVPKGWIQGPQEVSMDFDYALLELRWPHRRPFMRLSVAPSSDDLAGKRIHFSGFDSDRSGELVYRFCPVEEESSDLIYQHCDARPGASGSGVYGRVWDNSLERWERKVIGIFSGHQWLEIDGENRDYNVAVRITPLKFAQICYWVHGNRLDCIHD, from the coding sequence ATGATGACACCACAGGAGAGCTCCCTCCTCACTCACCTGCTCctgctcctccagctcctcctccctTTCACCCTGTCCTCCCTGCACCCCCATCACCCCTCTCCAGTCCACCTTCCCACGCTGGTCCCTCACCCCCCAACGCCTCTCCTTCGCTCCCACTTCAGCTCTCAGACTCAGCTGGACTTCAGCACCCACTGCAACTCCAGCTGCTtccacagaggagaggaggccGCACAGAGGGAGCAGCTGGAAGACAAGCTGGCCTTTGAGACGCTGTACGCCGACGGATCTCGCACTCTCACCACCGTGGACGTGGAAGGAGAAGAGGAGTTTGATGGCTACCCTGTTCATCCTTCACCAAGGAGGTTGAAGTCCAGACACAGGCGTGTGCGGAGGCAGATCTACGGAGCAGACGGGCGCTTTAACATCCAAGGGGACAACTTCTTGTTGGATTACCCGTTCTCCACAGCGGTGCGGATCTCCACCGGTTGCACTGGCGTTCTTGTGTCCCAGCAGCACGTCCTTACTGCCGCACACTGcgtgcatgatgggaaagattACGTGAATGGGGCACGGAAGCTCAGGGTTGGCTTTTTGATCCCGCCATCCATGAATGGCACAGAAGACGGCCTCACTTCCTCCAAGAAGCCTCTGATCCGCTGGGTGAGGGTGAGACGTACGCGAGTGCCAAAGGGCTGGATCCAGGGCCCTCAGGAGGTCAGCATGGACTTTGATTATGCCCTTCTGGAGCTGCGGTGGCCTCACCGACGGCCCTTCATGCGCCTTTCTGTAGCCCCTTCCTCTGATGACCTGGCAGGGAAGAGAATCCACTTCTCTGGATTTGACAGCGACAGATCTGGGGAGCTGGTGTACAGATTCTGTCCTGTAGAGGAAGAGTCGAGCGATCTGATTTATCAGCACTGCGACGCCCGACCTGGAGCCAGCGGGTCAGGGGTGTACGGCAGAGTGTGGGACAACAGCTTAGAGCGCTGGGAGAGGAAGGTGATTGGTATTTTCTCTGGACATCAGTGGTTAGAGATAGACGGGGAGAACAGGGATTACAACGTGGCCGTGCGGATCACTCCTCTCAAGTTTGCTCAGATCTGTTACTGGGTGCACGGAAACCGACTAGACTGCATCCACGACTGA